The Silene latifolia isolate original U9 population chromosome X, ASM4854445v1, whole genome shotgun sequence genome contains the following window.
tgggAAACGGAGGAAGCCGTACTTGGGGGAATATATGGTGGTTAAGTGGTTATACATGTAAATATAGGCAGTTTTGATGGCAAATCAAGGAGGACGTCCTATATAAGTCCAGTAGTGCCACATCACTTCCATCACAGTCACCGAGCGGCAAGCAAATTACTGGATCGAGCAAATTATAGCAAAAACACCATGGCAATGGCGTTCAAGATGGTAAGAAATAAAATTTCAAAACCCTTGATTTAATTAAATCGTGCTTGATATTTAATTGAAAAAAGGGGAATGATAATGTGACAGGCGACGATAGGGATGAGCGTGACAGAGGAGTGCAAGAACTCATTCATGGAGATGAAGTGGAAGAAAGTACACCGCTACATCGTATTTAAGATAGAGGAAAAATCAGGGAGAGTCGCCGTAGACAAGGTGGGCGGCGCCGGCGAGAATTACGATGATCTCGCCGCCGCTCTCCCGGACGATGACTGTCGTTACGCTGTTTTTGATTTCGATTTTGTCACTGTTGATAATTGCCGGAAGAGCAAGATCTTCTTCATCGCTTGGTATTCACGCTGTttcagtcatttgtttatcttttacgAATTATTGAGTATGTTAGAATTTGATGTGGATTGAATATGCAAATATAGGGCACCGACAGCATCAAGGATAAGGGCAAAGATGTTATACGCAACTTCAAAGGACGGAATAAGGAGGGCATTAGACGGAATTCACTATGAAGTTCAAGCAACTGATCCCAGTGAAATGGGATTTGATATCATCCAGGACCGTGCTAAGTGAAGGAAAAATTCTTGTGTTTTCCGGGAGACTATACAACTTACATCTAAACCTTTATAATATTTCATTTGATAGATTACCTTTTAGGTGTAAGGAGAACCGACTTTCCGGAAGACACAACAGTGTTTTTCTAAGTGAAGTTGTTACTGTAGTTTCTAATTCAACCAACTTTTAACTTGGAGTGTATTACCCCTTCAGCAGGCCTCAGGTTATTAAAAGGTTCATGCTAATCATCTACTGTTGTCAATCTTGTACTGTATTCCGTTTTATCATATTTTTCTGATTTTCTCTAATTATTAGTAGGTGTAATAATTGAGGTGCCTACTTTTTACTAATCCCAAATTAAAATAATATGACTAGTGACTAGTGACTAGTGACTAGTGAGTATGAGAATCTTTCTCCATTACGCTTCTCCTTCACATACTAGTACTTGTTTTTGCTTTGGTGACATAGAAGGATAGAATGATGCTCTTTGCAAGTTTTCTTTTTACTCTTTAGGCAAACGGGTTATTGATGCATCATCATTGATTTGGGAGGTGAAAAACACGGATGACTTCCATCTTAAACATGAAACGGTTAAAtagatagataagacaaaaagtaGAATGGTAAGGAACGACAATAAACTATTCCATCTATGGAGTATTACTTATTTTAAATCTATACTGATGGACCATCCTAAAGGTAGACCTGTACTCGGGCCGGGCTAGGGATGGGCCGGGCTGTCTTGGCCAGGCCCGGGCCAGGCTAGGGGGAGGGGCGGGCTTTGTCGGGCTGAGTTGGGGTATACTTGACCTGGACCAGGCCCGAGGCAGGCTGGACTGACGGGCCTTGCCAATTTACTTTTTGCTTAAATGGGATCGAAACACAAACTTGTCGATGTCCAAGATAGCGACTAGTTATGTGACCATATTATAAAACCCCTCTCCCACCTACTCTCCCATTTGCACCGAGTTCAGTTAATGTCGTGCTCATGCCAAAGCACTAATTCCCCTGCCGTGCCGTACCCGTACTGTTCACCGTGCCAGGTCGGAGCCGTGTCGTGCTCGAGCTGCCTGTTGTGCCAGGCCCGGTTTGCCTGGTCTGGCTACCATGCATTAGTAGCAGTACGCCAAGTACCTGTGGGAGTGTGGGGTCATTTTTGTATTACGGTACCCCCACAAAGATTATCAAGCTGCTTTAATCAATGTCTTCCTCCCCTAATATGCGTGTAAAAGACtaaggctctgttcttttggacttaattttagttaataagttgattcgattgattcatttccatttgattcgattcgattcgattgattgattcagctccattgatcttgatcgattgattgattggatcgattgattgattcaattgattcgattcatattagtttatttcaacattactattattattcttattgatatcattattattatttttatattaatgtatttactatatttattattatattattttttatttcttatattactattatactccctcctattctaaataactctccctatttcctttttcgtctattcacaatactctccctatttccttatttggcaaacttttatacttattttaatcaccccaccccacaacaataccccacaatactcatactttatcttattttaatcactttaccccacaacaatctttattttaatcaccttaccccacaacaatacttattttaatcacacaatatcttccctctctccaatctcctaccccactcCAATACTTTATCATATAATACGCTCCTCCCTTAATTCTCGTGCCCTCCATGAAAGGGGagggttatgtagaataggagggagtatttattaaaaacataattcgtattgtttatattattatatttatatttaatatatttattattattattatatttattattttattaatatattttttattattaatattattcataaaatatttattattattattattattatatttaatattattatattaataagttattatattatatttattattttattaatatactcattattattaatattattaatcacatatttattattattattatatttattattattatattaataagttattatattagacctattattattattatattattattatttattttttagttattattattaataattttattatttatattactattattattattattattattattattatatttattatcatattactattttattttttatatatcttattagattattattattagattatattaatatattattattattaatgaataatattataataatatttattattattattattattattattgctattatttttattataatatttattattattattattattattaatataatatttttattattatttcagttcagttcagttcagttcagatcaattcagttcagttcaggtccattaagttcagttcagttcagacaatttcagtccaaaaaaacAGGGCCTAATAGATTCATGTGTCCCTGTATCAAGTTCATAAAATTACATACTAACATAATCTCCGGGCAACGTTCCTAAATCTTAATACTAGATTGTAATCAAAGATGATGAACTTATAATTGCACTTTCATCATTTTGTATGTGGAATGGTAGAAGTACAAAAGGTAGTTTATCCAAGTCTTTTATCTCAAGATTTGAATGGGTCTTGCTTGTCTTATGAATTAAATTGAATCTTGCAAAAAAGTTAGCCTTAATCCAAGACAGTCCACTCTGATTTTCCAAAGCTTGTATGGGGTAGTATTTATATAATTCATCCATCccattcatttatttatcttaactaaaatatttaaataaaaaGGGTAAATTAAATAAACGATTGAAAAGGTGGATATGAGTACATGAGTATGTACGCATGTTAGTTTTTTCAACGTTTGGGTGATTGAAGTCTTGCTTGGGTAACCAACGAATCATTTGATTTAAACCGAAACTTTAAGTCTAGATCGGAAAAATGGACCGAACCTAATTATTTGGTTTACTGAGAATGGACCGAATTTTTTAGGTCCGATCCTCGCTCCATATTTTAAGGTTTCGATTTTTAGATCGATTATTTTTGGTCCGATCTTCAGTTCATAATATTTATATTTTCGATGTTAGATCAGGTCCGGACTCGGACCGATGCTCACCCGTAGTTGCAATTGTATAGCCAAATTTGATGTTGACTTTTATACGTAGTACTCCGTAAGCCCTTAAGACTTGAGCTATATGAAGAAGACGTTAACCACCGAGTGCATTATACGGAGTATGATGATTATGAATAGAGAAGTCTCTTTACATGGCCACGTCACCTATATTCGTCCACGTGTTGCTATCCTAATTCAGAAAGCGCCACGTAATCACATACTTTCCTTCATCCTAAAGCAAACAATCAAGGATTCCATTCCACTGGTTTTAATTTCCTTATATAAACCCAGGCCATCTTAATACCTCTGAGTTCCCTGTGTAACAAAATAAAAAACGTAACCATGGCAGACAATAACAAAAACAAGCAAGTAGTAATAGAAGAAGAAGTGGATCAACCAACGGCGGTGGAGGAACTGTTGATTAAGATTCCGGCCACCATGGTACACCTAATCGACAACCGCCAAAGCGTGGAGCTAGCATACGGCGACCTGGAAATAATATTGGTGCGTCAAAATGAGAGTGCAGTGGCAGTACTAGCACGTATAAGGGACCAAATCCAATGGCCTCTTACCAAGGACCAAGCCGCTCTAAAACTCGACGACTCCCACTACTTTTTCACCcttaacaacaacaacgacacccTCAACTACGGGGTTACAATCCCTTCGAAAGGGCAGGAAGAGTTACTAGACAGATTTGATGAGGTGTTGGAGAAGTATAGCGGGTATAAGGAGGAGAGGGTGAGTTTGGGGGTGGTGGAGGACGAGGAGAGGTGATGGTGGTGGAAAGAAGCGAGAGAGGTGGGACCCGAGGAGGTGGAGAGGGATGAGGAAAGGAGGGAGAGAATGGAGG
Protein-coding sequences here:
- the LOC141621247 gene encoding actin-depolymerizing factor 5-like, which encodes MAMAFKMATIGMSVTEECKNSFMEMKWKKVHRYIVFKIEEKSGRVAVDKVGGAGENYDDLAAALPDDDCRYAVFDFDFVTVDNCRKSKIFFIAWAPTASRIRAKMLYATSKDGIRRALDGIHYEVQATDPSEMGFDIIQDRAK